One Thermofilum pendens Hrk 5 DNA segment encodes these proteins:
- a CDS encoding aldo/keto reductase — protein sequence MPGAGDLKYFKKLGRSLPSLGMGTWGIGGGYWSPDTSGDAEWVSALRRGLELGMTLIDTAEMYGGGHSEEVVGEAVKGFDRDEVFIVSKVWPTHARRDDVVKAAEASVRRLGTFMDLYLIHWPPAEVPLCETMRGLEEVVRRGLARFIGVSNFGLELIEEARACLSREDVAAVENKFSLLDRRDESSVVPYAEREGMLYLAYTPLEKGQLARDSFLAEVGRKYGKTAAQVALNWLIKLNPVVPIPKASSLAHVEENAGAMGWRLSDEDWRAISKRFSELKA from the coding sequence ATGCCTGGAGCGGGCGACTTGAAGTACTTCAAGAAGCTTGGGAGGAGCCTGCCCTCCCTGGGGATGGGGACCTGGGGTATCGGTGGCGGGTACTGGTCGCCGGATACCAGCGGCGACGCGGAGTGGGTCTCTGCTCTCAGGAGGGGTTTAGAGCTCGGCATGACGCTCATAGATACCGCCGAAATGTACGGGGGCGGCCACAGCGAGGAGGTTGTAGGCGAGGCCGTAAAGGGGTTCGACAGGGACGAGGTATTCATCGTGTCGAAGGTCTGGCCGACGCACGCGAGGCGCGACGACGTCGTGAAGGCCGCCGAGGCCAGTGTTAGGAGGCTCGGGACCTTCATGGATCTCTACCTCATACACTGGCCTCCAGCGGAGGTCCCCCTCTGCGAGACGATGAGAGGGCTCGAGGAGGTGGTGAGGCGGGGGCTCGCCAGGTTCATCGGGGTGAGCAACTTCGGGCTCGAGCTGATAGAGGAGGCTAGGGCCTGCCTGAGCCGGGAGGACGTCGCCGCGGTCGAGAACAAGTTCAGCCTGCTAGACAGGAGGGACGAGTCGAGCGTCGTGCCGTACGCCGAGAGGGAGGGTATGCTCTACCTCGCGTACACGCCGCTCGAGAAGGGCCAGCTCGCCCGCGACAGCTTCCTGGCGGAGGTAGGCAGGAAGTACGGCAAGACGGCCGCCCAGGTAGCGCTCAACTGGCTCATCAAGCTGAACCCAGTCGTGCCGATCCCGAAGGCTTCCAGCCTCGCGCACGTCGAGGAGAACGCCGGCGCGATGGGGTGGCGCCTCAGCGACGAGGACTGGAGAGCAATCTCGAAGAGGTTCAGCGAGCTCAAGGCCTGA
- a CDS encoding Nre family DNA repair protein has translation MEEPRFPGVVSRPSPYLCARCKGSRRLCGLPYCPILVRARELAGVYERVRGRRELEAPSPPSVLVGEKGYPYIRVGVNLVGGEEGSPSLYEDPGAWWGRLDLYEVLRLRASMVYSYGVYSASRAVGRVGESVREAALSLKPVESEAVFRRPPDFSMRFDPLLKPVGFSAEVERLSVVSNPYIPRRVDQLIEDRVKASRAAVELYERGFDVYYIQRVLSSGALGVSKKFVPTRWAITAVDRLIGDYLLGKVKGYPEVSSYELYHSSYIGNYYSLLLMPGKWSLEMVEVWLPNSVWVPGSEPYVSTVHEWSDGKPSGEDGGYEAIRLAVLEHLAKRGRVASVLAVREITPEYFAPVGNWQIRESVRAALRGGGESFPSLGEALEALKEKLRVPLNLVLSRSTLLAARTRQRSITEFLHRE, from the coding sequence GTGGAGGAGCCGCGGTTTCCCGGCGTTGTCTCGCGCCCGTCCCCGTACCTCTGCGCCAGGTGTAAGGGCTCGAGGAGGCTCTGCGGGCTACCGTACTGCCCCATACTCGTCAGGGCTAGGGAGCTCGCGGGGGTCTACGAGAGGGTGAGGGGGCGCAGGGAGCTCGAGGCGCCGTCTCCCCCCTCGGTGCTCGTGGGCGAGAAGGGCTACCCGTACATACGGGTGGGCGTTAACCTCGTGGGCGGGGAGGAGGGGTCTCCGAGCCTCTACGAGGATCCGGGAGCGTGGTGGGGGAGGCTCGACCTCTACGAGGTCTTGAGGCTGAGGGCCTCCATGGTCTACTCGTACGGCGTGTACAGCGCGTCGAGGGCTGTTGGCAGGGTCGGGGAGTCAGTCAGGGAGGCGGCGCTCTCGCTGAAGCCCGTGGAGTCGGAGGCGGTGTTCAGGCGTCCCCCGGACTTCTCGATGCGCTTCGACCCGCTATTGAAGCCCGTCGGCTTCTCCGCGGAGGTCGAGAGGCTGTCGGTCGTCAGCAACCCCTACATCCCCAGGAGGGTGGACCAGCTCATCGAGGACAGGGTTAAGGCGAGCCGCGCCGCCGTGGAGCTCTACGAGAGGGGGTTCGACGTCTACTACATCCAGAGGGTTCTCTCGTCGGGCGCGCTCGGAGTATCCAAGAAGTTCGTGCCCACCAGGTGGGCTATAACGGCTGTCGACAGGCTGATAGGAGACTACCTGCTGGGCAAGGTCAAGGGCTACCCGGAGGTCTCCTCCTACGAGCTGTACCACTCGTCGTACATCGGCAACTACTACAGCCTGCTCCTCATGCCCGGGAAGTGGTCGCTCGAAATGGTCGAAGTCTGGCTACCGAACTCCGTGTGGGTCCCGGGCTCCGAGCCCTACGTATCCACCGTGCACGAGTGGAGCGACGGGAAGCCGAGCGGGGAGGACGGGGGCTACGAGGCTATCCGGCTAGCTGTGCTCGAACACCTCGCGAAGCGGGGAAGGGTTGCCAGCGTCCTTGCAGTGAGGGAGATCACGCCCGAGTACTTCGCGCCCGTTGGCAACTGGCAGATACGGGAAAGCGTGAGGGCGGCGCTGAGGGGTGGCGGCGAGAGCTTCCCGAGCCTCGGGGAGGCTCTCGAAGCGCTGAAGGAGAAGCTCAGGGTACCCCTGAACTTAGTGCTCTCGAGGAGCACGTTGCTCGCGGCGAGGACTAGGCAGCGCTCAATCACCGAGTTCCTGCACCGCGAATGA
- a CDS encoding YbhB/YbcL family Raf kinase inhibitor-like protein, translating into MNKRYVLLAALLLAVLLAVAYVALRPRRPSIDELLGAAKKGARVELRVAGLTAGRMPREYTCDGADESPDVSWGELPPGTRSLVLLCVDPDAPRGTFVHWVLYNVPASATRVPRSLPKAPTTPFGLQGVNDFGFTGYGGPCPPSGTHRYVFVLLALDSELALSGGADALTVLSKASGHVIGYGEVVLTYSRG; encoded by the coding sequence GTGAACAAGCGCTACGTACTGCTGGCCGCGTTGCTCCTAGCGGTACTCCTCGCGGTCGCCTACGTGGCGCTTAGGCCCCGGCGCCCCTCTATAGACGAGCTTCTAGGAGCCGCGAAGAAGGGTGCACGGGTGGAGCTACGTGTAGCGGGGCTGACTGCTGGGCGCATGCCGCGCGAGTACACGTGCGACGGCGCAGACGAGTCGCCGGATGTCAGCTGGGGCGAGCTTCCGCCCGGCACTAGGAGCCTGGTACTACTCTGCGTAGACCCCGACGCGCCCCGGGGAACATTCGTCCACTGGGTTCTCTACAACGTACCAGCAAGCGCCACCAGGGTTCCGCGGTCCCTTCCCAAGGCCCCCACAACGCCGTTCGGCCTCCAAGGAGTCAACGACTTCGGCTTCACGGGGTACGGGGGACCCTGCCCTCCCAGCGGGACCCACCGCTACGTATTCGTACTCCTAGCCCTCGACTCTGAGCTCGCGCTCAGCGGGGGAGCCGACGCCTTAACTGTGCTCAGCAAGGCTTCCGGGCACGTCATCGGCTACGGCGAGGTAGTGCTAACCTATTCGCGCGGATAG
- a CDS encoding CBS domain-containing protein, producing the protein MDIPRNLFEILVAVVNAYEATGRPVTSSEIAEAVGKSDGTVRNVISALKAMGLVEAKTGPGGGYVPTVKGVEAVKGSLALDKLWEPQRLVVDGRVSRLYVVELDLLALSGPGAKAVLKVAGSMHQVRRGSQVILGPTGGTRLIIHGRVQDVNPARRELLVEVDSMVAVPRLRARDVMTPRPERATRGMSMREVARLIVSRNIRALPVVDEEGVLEGLVSAQHVSKAYADGRLDARVEDYMDRDVATVEPDEDILRIMRIMVERNAGRVVVVDQSGRPQGIITRTDILMALTRLYEVADSFAVQELGD; encoded by the coding sequence ATGGATATCCCGAGGAACCTCTTCGAGATACTCGTGGCGGTCGTGAACGCCTACGAGGCTACCGGTAGGCCTGTAACGAGCTCCGAGATCGCGGAGGCTGTGGGGAAGAGCGATGGGACCGTGAGGAACGTGATATCCGCCTTAAAGGCGATGGGGCTCGTCGAGGCGAAGACGGGGCCCGGCGGCGGCTACGTGCCGACAGTCAAGGGTGTCGAGGCTGTTAAGGGCTCGCTGGCCTTGGATAAGCTCTGGGAGCCGCAGAGGCTCGTGGTGGACGGTCGTGTCTCGAGGCTCTACGTTGTCGAGCTAGACCTCCTCGCGCTGTCCGGGCCGGGAGCGAAGGCTGTGCTCAAGGTTGCCGGGAGCATGCACCAGGTGCGCAGAGGCTCCCAGGTGATCCTGGGGCCTACCGGCGGCACGAGGCTCATCATACACGGGAGGGTTCAGGACGTGAACCCGGCTCGCCGCGAGTTGCTGGTAGAGGTGGACTCGATGGTCGCCGTGCCGAGGCTTAGAGCCAGGGACGTGATGACGCCTAGGCCGGAGCGGGCTACGCGGGGGATGTCGATGAGGGAGGTTGCGCGCCTCATAGTATCAAGGAACATCAGGGCTCTCCCGGTGGTAGACGAGGAGGGCGTCTTGGAGGGCTTGGTCTCCGCTCAGCACGTCTCGAAGGCCTACGCCGATGGCAGGCTGGACGCGAGAGTGGAGGACTACATGGACAGGGACGTGGCGACCGTCGAGCCGGACGAGGACATACTCAGGATAATGAGAATCATGGTCGAGAGGAACGCCGGGAGAGTCGTAGTCGTGGACCAGTCCGGTAGGCCCCAAGGCATAATCACGAGGACGGACATACTCATGGCGCTGACGAGGCTCTACGAGGTCGCCGACTCATTCGCGGTGCAGGAACTCGGTGATTGA